In one Brassica oleracea var. oleracea cultivar TO1000 chromosome C9, BOL, whole genome shotgun sequence genomic region, the following are encoded:
- the LOC106318149 gene encoding probable disease resistance protein At5g04720, translated as MSGSHVSRLLLYFTPPWGTFLLQFFFHHTPTIPSLSLSLIMAELIGGEVVTELVKQLFAVSKKALRCRGVAENLATMIAGVQPTIKEIVYSGVEVSAHRQVQLRMFSETLDKCKKLTDKVLKCNRWNMVRQLYHAKKMEDLEKKISRFIQGLPLHVLCDVHHLRADSEVRFDRIDRGFDSLSEKMGSMKIRGGGLVQEEMKAGEAAMEMLTEGDLGNLGVGLELGKRKVKEMMFGLKDEGGLVGISGMSGSGKTTLAKELARDEEVLGHFGRRVLFLTVSQSPNIEELKAIIWGFLTGNEDGFGATLPEPVGQTQRLVILDDVWTREALDKLMFKIPGTTTLVVSRSKLADPRTTYEVELLNENEATSLFCLSAFNEKSVPFGYSKELVKQVVAECKGLPLSLKVVGASLKGRPEKYWEGVVKRLSKGEPADETHESRVFAQIEATLETLDPKTRECFMDMGAFPEDKKIPLDVIINMWVEMYDLEDATAFAVLVDLSNRNLLTLVKDPRFGAMYTSYYDIFVTQHDVLRDLALHLSNRGRVNKRERLLMPRRESVLPKEWERRNDEAYNARIVSIHTEEMTEMEWFDMELPKAEVLILNFSAESYVLPPFIAKMGRLRALVIINNGMSPAHLHDFSTFTNLAKLKSLWLERVHVPELSTSTVPLKSLRKMSLILCKINNSFDQTSVDMSQIFPNLSDLTIDHCDDLVELPTTVCGITSLNSISITNCPRISELPKNLSKLKALQLLRLYACLELKALPVEICELPRLKYLDISQCVNLSFLPEEIGKVRTLEKIDMRECSLTSIPSSAASLTSLRHVICDVETLWMWEHVEKVVPGLRVEGAEKCFSLDWLNE; from the exons TATCCCCTCTCTCTCTCTTTCTCTCATCATGGCCGAACTTATCGGTGGAGAAGTTGTGACGGAGCTCGTAAAACAGCTCTTCGCCGTATCCAAAAAAGCCTTGAGATGCAGAGGCGTCGCGGAGAATCTCGCCACCATGATCGCAGGCGTTCAACCGACCATCAAGGAGATCGTCTACAGCGGAGTAGAAGTGAGCGCCCATCGCCAGGTTCAGCTCCGCATGTTCTCTGAAACCTTAGACAAGTGCAAGAAGCTCACCGACAAGGTTCTCAAATGCAACCGCTGGAACATGGTTCGTCAGCTTTACCACGCCAAGAAAATGGAAGACTTGGAGAAGAAGATCTCGCGGTTTATCCAGGGCTTGCCTCTCCATGTTCTCTGTGACGTTCATCACCTTCGCGCTGATTCTGAGGTTCGCTTCGACCGGATCGACAGGGGTTTCGATAGCTTGAGTGAGAAGATGGGGTCTATGAAGATCAGGGGAGGTGGTTTGGTGCAGGAGGAGATGAAGGCTGGTGAAGCTGCGATGGAGATGTTGACAGAAGGTGATTTGGGGAACTTGGGGGTGGGGTTGGAGTTGGGAAAGAGGAAGGTGAAGGAGATGATGTTTGGTTTGAAAGATGAAGGAGGACTTGTCGGGATCTCGGGGATGAGCGGTTCAGGGAAGACCACTCTTGCTAAAGAGCTTGCAAGGGACGAAGAGGTCCTAG GCCACTTCGGGAGACGAGTTTTGTTTCTGACTGTCTCACAGTCCCCCAATATTGAGGAACTGAAAGCCATTATATGGGGATTTCTTACTGGTAATGAAGATGGCTTTGGTGCCACTCTTCCTGAACCAGTCGGTCAGACACAGAGGCTGGTGATCCTTGATGATGTTTGGACAAGGGAAGCACTGGACAAGCTGATGTTTAAGATTCCTGGAACCACAACTCTTGTGGTCTCACGGTCTAAGCTAGCAGATCCTAGAACAACCTATGAAGTAGAGTTACTAAATGAAAATGAAGCAACGTCTCTGTTCTGTCTCTCTGCGTTCAACGAGAAATCAGTACCTTTTGGATACAGCAAAGAGCTGGTCAAGCAG GTTGTTGCGGAGTGTAAAGGTCTACCTTTGTCTCTGAAAGTCGTTGGTGCTTCTTTAAAAGGCCGACCTGAAAAATATTGGGAAGGTGTAGTGAAAAGGCTATCAAAAGGTGAACCCGCTGATGAAACTCATGAGAGTAGAGTGTTTGCTCAAATAGAAGCAACTCTAGAGACTCTAGACCCAAAAACCAGAGAGTGTTTCATGGATATGGGTGCTTTCCCTGAAGACAAGAAGATCCCTCTTGATGTTATCATCAACATGTGGGTTGAGATGTATGATCTTGAGGATGCAACTGCCTTTGCTGTTCTTGTTGATCTATCAAACAGGAATCTCCTTACTCTTGTCAAAGATCCAAG GTTTGGCGCTATGTACACTAGCTACTATGATATTTTTGTGACGCAACACGATGTTCTAAGGGACCTGGCACTTCATCTTAGCAACCGTGGGAGAGTTAACAAAAGAGAGAGGCTATTGATGCCAAGGAGAGAGTCAGTGCTTCCAAAAGAATGGGAGAGGAGAAATGATGAGGCATACAATGCACGTATAGTTTCCATCCACACAG AGGAGATGACTGAGATGGAGTGGTTTGACATGGAACTCCCTAAGGCAGAAGTTCTGATACTAAACTTCTCTGCAGAGAGCTATGTACTGCCACCTTTCATTGCTAAGATGGGAAGGCTTAGAGCGCTGGTGATTATCAACAACGGTATGTCTCCTGCGCATCTTCATGACTTCTCCACATTTACCAATCTGGCCAAACTCAAGAGTCTCTGGCTTGAGAGGGTTCATGTCCCTGAACTCTCTACAAGTACCGTTCCTTTAAAAAGCCTCCGCAAGATGTCTCTGATCCTTTGCAAGATCAATAACAGTTTTGATCAAACATCAGTAGACATGTCCCAGATCTTCCCAAACTTGTCTGATCTCACAATAGATCACTGTGATGATCTCGTGGAACTACCAACGACCGTCTGTGGAATCACCTCTCTCAACTCCATCAGCATAACAAACTGTCCCCGCATCAGCGAGTTACCTAAGAATCTGAGCAAGCTAAAGGCACTTCAGCTTCTGAGGCTATACGCTTGTCTGGAGCTGAAAGCTCTCCCTGTGGAGATCTGTGAGCTGCCGAGACTAAAGTACCTAGACATCTCTCAGTGTGTCAACCTGAGTTTTCTTCCGGAAGAGATAGGAAAGGTGAGGACGCTTGAGAAAATCGACATGAGAGAATGCAGCTTAACGAGCATACCTAGCTCTGCGGCTTCATTGACTTCTCTACGCCATGTGATATGCGATGTAGAGACTTTGTGGATGTGGGAACATGTCGAGAAGGTGGTTCCGGGACTTCGTGTTGAAGGCGCTGAAAAATGCTTCAGCCTTGATTGGCTCAACGAGTAG
- the LOC106318150 gene encoding transcription factor DIVARICATA-like, translating to MASSQWTRSEDKMFEHALVLFPEGSPNRWEIIADQLQKSAGEVREHYEALVHDVIEIESGRVHVPHYMDDSAVQISFESKHGENERKRGTPWSESEHKLFLVGLKRYGKGDWRSISRNVVVTRTPTQVASHAQKYFLRQNSGKKERKRSSIHDITTVDTSLAMHGSNMDWNGQHDSPVQPQQQQIMSEFGQQLTPGGHFEDFSFQM from the exons ATGGCGTCGAGTCAGTGGACAAGGTCGGAGGATAAGATGTTCGAGCATGCTTTGGTGCTTTTCCCTGAAGGTTCTCCTAACCGGTGGGAGATTATAGCCGACCAGCTACAGAAATCTGCTGGTGAAGTTAGGGAGCATTACGAGGCCTTGGTGCATGATGTCATCGAGATCGAGTCTGGCAGAGTCCATGTCCCGCATTATATGGATGACTCGGCGGTTCAGATCTCGTTTGAGTCTAAACACGGAGAGAACGAGCGGAAAAGAGGAACTCCTTGGTCGGAAAGCGAACACAA GCTGTTTCTGGTCGGATTAAAGAGATATGGTAAAGGAGATTGGAGGAGCATATCTAGGAACGTGGTGGTAACGAGGACACCCACGCAAGTCGCTAGTCATGCTCAGAAATATTTCCTTAGACAGAACTCGGGGAAGAAAGAGAGGAAAAGGTCGAGCATACACGACATAACTACGGTCGATACTAGCTTAGCCATGCATGGTTCCAACATGGACTGGAATGGGCAGCATGATAGCCCTGTTCAGCCTCAGCAGCAACAGATCATGTCTGAGTTTGGTCAGCAATTAACACCGGGTGGCCATTTTGAGGATTTCAGTTTTCAGATGTGA